A stretch of Lachancea thermotolerans CBS 6340 chromosome D complete sequence DNA encodes these proteins:
- the VPS30 gene encoding beclin 1 (similar to uniprot|Q02948 Saccharomyces cerevisiae YPL120W VPS30 Protein required for sorting and delivery of soluble hydrolases to the vacuole) — MGDDEVLKCQNCQVPLEIDSSLIDLSLAQRSLLMNTATEPSVPTGIIPPDRLRRLGSVKKGGSLNLQPSVLNSLDSYVFLGGESSTLQQTRWDGESGDEADDSATTKTLSSRVGTLTNIFNVLSSKSNIDYPVCQDCCDLLIQKLKGEYEEALKERDTYSEFLYRLKKQRELESYATSKPHMVSESGGVDTKKEQEELLNELIELEKTEAELDSTIEDLESELQAKNDQEIAELEVMNSRDLEKLEFMSELQSLKNQYESTLNNLDKLRKTNVYNETFRISHDGPFGTINGMRLGGLDDKPIPWQEINGALGQVILLLATICARLKFKLNGYVLRPMGSFSKIEKLDPKDQEWHSYDAFSDGSFKLGRFFHKETSFDRAMVSILEVISQITSRLSMERSSDSEEIELPYNMHGDKINGMAVKLCGNKPGLEWTTACKFVLTNCKWLLAFSSSMINDF; from the coding sequence ATGGGGGATGATGAGGTGCTCAAATGCCAGAACTGTCAGGTTCCACTCGAAATTGACAGCTCATTGATAGACTTGAGCCTAGCACAGCGCAGCCTGCTGATGAATACTGCTACCGAGCCGAGCGTTCCCACAGGAATCATTCCTCCAGATAGATTGAGAAGACTAGGCTCTGTAAAAAAGGGTGGCAGCTTAAACTTACAGCCTTCTGTGTTGAACAGCCTTGACTCTTACGTCTTTTTAGGTGGTGAATCAAGCACCCTACAGCAGACGCGTTGGGATGGCGAATCAGGAGATGAGGCCGACGATAGTGCCACAACGAAGACTCTATCATCTCGCGTTGGCACCTTAACCAATATTTTCAATGTgctctcttcaaaaagtaaCATTGATTACCCAGTCTGTCAAGATTGTTGTGACTTACTCATTCAGAAACTCAAAGGTGAGTATGAAGAAGCGTTGAAGGAGCGCGACACTTACTCAGAATTTTTGTACAGGCTAAAAAAACAACGAGAACTTGAAAGCTATGCCACTTCCAAGCCCCATATGGTTTCAGAATCTGGTGGTGTGGACACTaaaaaagagcaggaaGAACTATTAAATGAGCTTATAGAACTCGAAAAAACAGAAGCAGAGCTGGACTCGACAATAGAAGATTTGGAAAGTGAGCTACAAGCGAAAAATGACCAAGAAATAGCTGAATTGGAGGTGATGAACTCGCGTGATTTAGAAAAGCTGGAATTTATGAGCGAGCTTCAATCACTAAAAAATCAGTACGAGTCTACACTGAATAACCTTGATAAGTTGCGCAAGACTAATGTCTATAATGAGACTTTTCGGATATCTCATGACGGGCCATTTGGGACAATAAATGGAATGCGTTTAGGCGGGTTAGATGATAAGCCGATCCCTTGGCAAGAAATAAATGGTGCATTAGGGCAGGTGATACTATTGCTTGCCACAATTTGTGCGCGTCTAAAATTCAAGCTTAATGGTTATGTTTTAAGGCCTATGGgttctttttcgaaaattgaaaagcttgaccCAAAGGACCAAGAGTGGCACAGTTATGACGCGTTTAGCGACGGAAGTTTTAAGCTGGGAAGGTTTTTCCATAAAGAAACCAGTTTTGATCGTGCGATGGTGTCTATTCTGGAAGTGATAAGTCAGATAACATCGAGATTGTCTATGGAAAGATCTTCCGACTCTGAAGAGATAGAGCTTCCTTATAACATGCACGGTGATAAAATCAATGGAATGGCAGTCAAATTATGCGGTAATAAGCCAGGGCTTGAATGGACAACGGCGTGCAAGTTTGTTCTAACTAATTGTAAGTGGTTATTAGCATTCTCGTCCAGTATGATCAATGACTTTTAG
- a CDS encoding KLTH0D09922p (highly similar to uniprot|P21524 Saccharomyces cerevisiae YER070W RNR1 Ribonucleotide-diphosphate reductase (RNR) and to YIL066C uniprot|P21672 Saccharomyces cerevisiae YIL066C RNR3 Ribonucleotide- diphosphate reductase (RNR), large subunit; the RNR complex catalyzes the rate-limiting step in dNTP synthesis and is regulated by DNA replication and DNA damage checkpoint pathways via localization of the small subunits), translating to MTVKTVVSDRNGEANKLTSQALAQSLKQLAGGLQIEDADFDAVSRRILDAVPPSATHSSVVQFGGEVLAAMSTTHPDFANLAARWEISELHKKLQGLSFTENLALLQKLRSSSKAPTVKRHKTSTSHNDKNLISAAFYEMALRYQTTLDAAIQPDRDFDFSYFGWKTLSKSYLIKRKNEETHETPQFLFMRVALAIHGPRGDIDAVLETYDLMSRKFFIHASPTLFNAGTVNQYLSSCFLVAMIEDSIDGIYRTLHKTAMISKASGGVGVHVSNVRGTGAYISGSNGTSNGLVPMLRVFNNTARYVDQGGNKRPGAFCIYLEPWHSDVLDFLQLRKNQGKEELRARDLFLALWIPDLFMERVEQNGSWCLFSPDEAPGLQECFGEEFKKLYETYEKTLAPAKKMPAQKLWSEILQSQVETGGPFMLYKDSCNNKSNQKNLGTIKSSNLCCEIVQYSSPSETAVCNLASVALPSFVKLQREQAIFDFESLHKIVKVLTKNLDSVIDICDYPVEDAKFSNEKNRPIAIGVQGLADALMILRIPFHSESARVLNKQIFETIYHAAVETSIERSKKLGPYPSFDNSPVSRGEFQFDLWGLNDDNYEFLFSDWKEMREKVKQHGIRNSLLVGPMPTASTSQILGFTESFEPMTSNIYTRRVLSGEFTVINKYMVDDFCRLGIWNEKLKNRIIEQNGSIQGIEGIPSNLKELYRTVWEIPQRVMIDLSADRGPFIDQSQSLNLFLREPTMGKLTSMHFYGWKKGLKTGMYYLRTQAASGAIKFTINQENTLRGAVSIRKGLEVKQLSVFGHYPSSCKPHLHIKVAKDKRHEMSNSSDTSDKFRGDDDHFGIHNSQQLACSNDRTDANCESCSG from the coding sequence ATGACGGTTAAAACAGTTGTGTCTGACAGAAATGGAGAAGCCAACAAGCTAACGTCGCAAGCTCTGGCCCAATCCCTCAAACAGCTGGCGGGCGGCCTTCAGATTGAGGACGCCGATTTTGATGCCGTGTCGAGAAGAATACTTGATGCTGTTCCTCCAAGCGCAACACACTCGAGCGTAGTACAATTTGGCGGTGAAGTGCTGGCTGCAATGTCAACGACGCACCCCGACTTTGCGAATCTCGCTGCAAGATGGGAAATATCAGAATTGCATAAAAAATTACAAGGGCTATCTTTTACTGAGAACCTcgcgcttcttcaaaagctcagatCATCGAGTAAGGCTCCAACAGTCAAGAGGCATAAGACCAGCACTTCACATAACGATAAAAACTTGATATCTGCTGCTTTTTACGAGATGGCACTTCGTTACCAAACTACACTCGATGCTGCGATCCAACCCGACAGAGACTTTGATTTCTCCTATTTCGGCTGGAAAACACTTTCTAAGTCGTACTTGATCAAGcgaaaaaatgaagaaacgCACGAAACTCCGCAATTTCTTTTCATGAGAGTCGCCCTTGCCATTCACGGTCCACGCGGAGATATTGACGCAGTTTTAGAGACTTACGACTTGATGTCTCGTAAGTTTTTCATTCATGCTTCACCAACTCTTTTTAACGCAGGGACGGTCAACCAGTATTTGTCTTCCTGCTTTCTAGTGGCCATGATAGAAGATTCAATTGACGGAATTTACCGCACACTCCATAAAACGGCAATGATTTCCAAGGCATCCGGAGGAGTAGGAGTTCATGTTTCAAATGTAAGGGGGACGGGTGCCTACATATCAGGGTCAAATGGCACATCTAATGGGTTAGTACCGATGTTACGGGTATTCAATAATACTGCCAGATACGTAGACCAAGGTGGTAACAAAAGACCTGGCGCCTTCTGTATATATCTGGAACCTTGGCACTCAGATGTCCTTGACTTTTTGCAACTTCGCAAGAACCAAGGGAAAGAGGAACTGAGAGCCCGTGATTTGTTCCTGGCGTTATGGATACCAGATCTTTTTATGGAGCGCGTAGAACAAAATGGCAGCTGGTGCCTTTTCTCTCCAGATGAAGCACCAGGATTACAAGAATGCTTTGGTGAGgaattcaaaaagctttacgAAACATATGAGAAAACGCTAGCGCCAGCGAAGAAAATGCCAGCACAAAAGTTATGGAGCGAAATCTTACAAAGCCAAGTCGAAACAGGCGGCCCGTTTATGCTATACAAAGACTCCTGCAACAATAAGTCTAATCAGAAGAATTTAGGCACTATCAAGTCATCCAATCTGTGCTGTGAGATTGTGCAGTATAGCTCGCCAAGTGAAACTGCTGTTTGTAATCTTGCCTCCGTGGCTCTTCCGTCTTTTgtgaagcttcaaagagaacaagcaatttttgatttcgaGTCACTTCATAAAATTGTGAAAGTGCTTACCAAAAATCTGGATTCAGTGATAGATATATGCGACTATCCAGTCGAAGACGCGAAGTTCAGCAACGAGAAAAACAGGCCTATTGCTATAGGTGTACAAGGTTTAGCGGACGCCCTAATGATACTGCGCATCCCCTTTCATTCCGAAAGCGCTCGCGTCCTTAATAAGCAAATTTTCGAGACGATTTACCATGCTGCAGTGGAAACTTCTATTgagagatcaaaaaagctAGGGCCTTACCCAAGTTTCGATAATTCGCCTGTATCAAGAGGCGAGTTTCAATTCGATCTCTGGGGTCTAAACGATGACAATTACGAGTTTCTGTTCAGTGATTGGAAAGAAATGAGAGAGAAAGTAAAGCAGCACGGGATTAGGAATTCGCTGTTAGTTGGGCCCATGCCCACAGCCTCAACCTCTCAAATTTTAGGCTTCACCGAATCATTTGAGCCAATGACTTCGAACATATACACGAGAAGGGTCCTCAGCGGAGAGTTCACCGTCATCAACAAATACATGGTTGACGACTTCTGTCGACTTGGAATTTGGAACGAAAAGCTTAAAAATCGGATCATTGAGCAAAATGGGTCGATCCAAGGAATTGAGGGAATACCTAGTAACTTAAAAGAGCTTTACAGGACGGTTTGGGAAATACCACAACGTGTGATGATCGACCTATCAGCGGACCGCGGTCCATTCATTGACCAATCTCAAAGTCTTaatctctttttgagagaacCAACAATGGGGAAGCTCACCAGCATGCATTTCTATGGCTGGAAAAAAGGGCTTAAGACAGGAATGTACTACTTGAGAACACAGGCGGCCTCTGGCGCTATCAAATTCACAATCAACCAGGAGAATACCCTCCGCGGCGCGGTTTCTATTCGCAAGGGCCTGGAGGTCAAGCAGctttcagtttttggacATTATCCAAGTTCATGCAAACCCCACTTGCATATAAAAGTGGCAAAGGACAAGCGCCATGAAATGTCAAACTCGAGCGATACTTCTGATAAATTTAGAGGTGATGACGACCATTTTGGAATTCACAACTCTCAGCAGCTTGCCTGCTCCAATGACAGAACGGATGCGAACTGTGAAAGTTGCTCAGGCTAG
- the GEP3 gene encoding Gep3p (similar to uniprot|Q08622 Saccharomyces cerevisiae YOR205C FMP38 The authentic non-tagged protein was localized to the mitochondria), whose protein sequence is MLPVSRLCVRSSLRKLVFVRFVSCTSCGVTLQNNNVRGTGFYTPPKAQIERKRPVIEDLKYLLFSQDLQSLKSELSAEERPKKNKPLICKRCNDALHHNTFSKEDFRRYSMQEVYRHVPAGADIYHVVPLTDFPLQLNSAVLKDSRYNSALLLSKGDQVTPDKSLLQRKAPQFFKDMLRLKMNYNSNKSIAFSASKGWNIQSVYSVLRSNSFLIGCPNSGKSTLVNALLKKFPSLKPSEGNNASEAEIVRGAGVSNIPNMTRDLQSYNIGSKVINDLPGYSTNYGSPGPEDALDAKVLEKIQKTHLFKKTKLVKQRYTSLKGTDAGRCYTVSGIFYLVPPPDTINQVVNYIPGNERQYRNIDKALSVVNSEHACPEKGPLRQYVGVQKAMESKDNYVRHVLPPFQGSIEVVLKEIGYFQLKTTGKYKFLGLHEVWVPKGVDVCIREPIARLIDEGYEGYLSSEGKKKAIPEKREVFSATYPMSFEETDTLQKMKEMFLERTKNDVLARKFISSNPLKIIGTAQKEAPNLYWYYKW, encoded by the coding sequence ATGCTACCGGTATCAAGACTGTGTGTACGTAGCTCTCTACGGAAACTCGTTTTTGTGAGGTTCGTGTCCTGCACTTCATGCGGAGTCACACTACAGAACAATAATGTGCGGGGGACTGGATTTTACACTCCGCCCAAGGCACAAATTGAGCGCAAAAGACCAGTGATTGAGGACCTGAAGTATTTGCTCTTCAGTCAGGATTTACAAAGCTTGAAGTCTGAACTCAGCGCAGAAGAAAGACCTAAGAAGAATAAGCCACTGATATGCAAGCGCTGTAACGATGCGCTTCATCATAACACGTTTTCCAAAGAGGACTTCCGCCGATACTCGATGCAGGAAGTGTACCGTCATGTTCCAGCTGGTGCGGACATATACCATGTTGTGCCGCTTACAGACTTTCCTCTTCAGCTCAATTCAGCGGTTCTCAAGGATTCACGTTATAACTCagcgctgctgctctcaaaGGGTGATCAGGTCACCCCTGACAAATCTCTGCTGCAACGTAAGGCTCcccagtttttcaaagacatgTTGAGACTCAAAATGAACTATAACAGCAATAAGAGCAtagctttttcagcatctAAGGGTTGGAATATCCAGTCTGTGTACTCCGTTCTGCGCAGCAACTCATTTTTAATCGGGTGCCCTAATTCAGGAAAATCTACTCTTGTTAATGCgcttctgaagaagtttcCTTCACTGAAGCCTTCGGAAGGCAACAATGCTTCAGAAGCAGAGATAGTCCGAGGCGCCGGCGTCTCTAACATTCCAAATATGACAAGAGATCTACAGAGTTACAACATCGGCAGCAAGGTCATAAACGATCTACCTGGCTACTCTACTAATTACGGGAGTCCAGGCCCTGAAGATGCTTTGGATGCCAAAGTCTTGGAGAAGATTCAGAAGACACacttgttcaaaaagacaaagTTGGTTAAGCAGCGCTACACCTCATTGAAGGGCACCGACGCCGGCCGATGCTATACGGTGAGTGGCATTTTTTACCTTGTTCCGCCACCTGATACTATAAACCAAGTCGTGAATTATATTCCTGGAAATGAGAGGCAATACAGAAACATTGACAAAGCACTTTCTGTTGTAAATAGCGAGCACGCATGTCCCGAGAAAGGACCTCTCAGACAATACGTCGGTGTCCAAAAAGCGATGGAATCCAAAGATAACTACGTGAGACATGTTCTCCCACCTTTCCAGGGATCGATAGAGGTCGTACTTAAAGAGATTGGCTATTTCCAACTCAAGACTACAGGCAAATACAAATTCTTAGGGCTGCATGAGGTTTGGGTTCCAAAAGGCGTTGATGTTTGCATTCGCGAGCCAATTGCTCGTCTCATAGATGAAGGGTATGAGGGATACTTGAGCTCTGAGGggaagaaaaaggccatACCCGAAAAACGCGAAGTCTTCAGCGCTACATATCCAATGTCTTTCGAGGAGACTGATacacttcaaaaaatgaaagaaaTGTTTCTAGAGCGTACAAAAAATGATGTTTTGGCACGCAAATTCATCTCCTCGAATCCTCTAAAGATAATCGGAAcggctcaaaaagaagcgcCTAACTTGTATTGGTATTATAAATGGTAA
- the RNY1 gene encoding ribonuclease T2 (similar to uniprot|Q02933 Saccharomyces cerevisiae YPL123C RNY1 RNAse member of the T(2) family of endoribonucleases) yields MRIPIEALSLESLGLFSKLEHNNFKEKFPSCPSDLPLSCSNHTVINDSCCFEYPGGIMLQTQFWDYVPPRNMDSGRWNSDLEKHLGPNTSFTNHGLWPDNCDGRYEQFCDSSRQIDDVYHLLTSEEFNKEGMEIQGKELLEQMGKLWKSNTGDDESLWIHEFNKHATCIKTLQPSCYARWDGNEEAISEDHEKQAVFDYYRIAMKLYGELDTFQTLEKHGIVPSVGKSYSRKQISEALNSDFKGKDVFFKCDRNKALNEIWYYHLLQGSLLGEQFEPIDSLRPRSNCPEEGIKFYPKGHRPHNGGRPGGGNRGQRGIIRVSGYNGFIIRNGHWMTTGTPANFDLIKAPFGNYYLKSRTGYCGSDNKHEGVLVCNKGISSASQFDYDETKGFLGLSGSFAWHANEYPRGRRQAQIYTGSPEDSKYPLKLKFVKLH; encoded by the coding sequence ATGAGAATTCCCATAGAAGCTTTATCCCTTGAAAGCCTGGGCCTTTTTAGCAAACTTGAGCAtaacaacttcaaggaaAAATTTCCTTCGTGCCCCTCGGATCTGCCGCTGTCGTGTTCTAACCACACGGTGATCAATGATAGTTGTTGCTTTGAGTATCCTGGTGGCATTATGCTACAAACCCAGTTCTGGGATTATGTGCCTCCGAGAAATATGGATTCTGGCCGCTGGAACAGCgaccttgaaaagcacCTAGGTCCAAATACGTCGTTCACCAATCATGGTCTTTGGCCTGATAATTGCGACGGCAGATATGAGCAGTTTTGCGACTCTTCGCGCCAGATTGATGATGTTTATCATCTTCTGACCTCTGAGGAGTTTAACAAAGAAGGTATGGAAATTCAGggcaaagagctcttgGAACAGATGGGcaagctttggaagagtAATACCGGAGACGACGAATCGCTGTGGATTCACGAGTTCAACAAACATGCCACTTGTATTAAAACTTTGCAGCCTAGTTGCTATGCTCGCTGGGACGGGAACGAGGAGGCAATCAGCGAAGATCACGAGAAACAAGCTGTTTTCGACTACTATAGAATCGCAATGAAACTTTATGGGGAACTTGATACATTCCAGACGCTTGAAAAGCATGGAATTGTCCCATCTGTTGGCAAGTCATATTCACGTAAACAGATAAGCGAAGCTTTGAACTCGGATTTCAAAGGGAAAGACGTTTTTTTCAAGTGTGACCGCAACAAGGCATTGAATGAAATCTGGTATTATCACCTGCTACAGGGTAGCTTGTTGGGAGAGCAATTCGAGCCAATTGACTCTTTGAGACCACGTTCAAACTGTCCCGAGGAAGGAATAAAATTTTATCCTAAAGGTCACAGACCGCATAACGGAGGGCGGCCAGGCGGCGGAAACCGCGGTCAGAGGGGAATTATACGTGTCAGTGGGTACAATGGCTTCATAATTCGTAACGGCCACTGGATGACCACCGGTACACCCGCTAACTTTGATCTCATCAAGGCACCTTTCGGAAACTATTATCTCAAGTCAAGGACTGGATACTGTGGGTCTGATAACAAGCATGAGGGTGTTCTTGTGTGTAACAAAGGCATTTCGAGCGCCTCTCAATTCGATTACGACGAAACAAAAGGGTTTTTGGGGCTGTCAGGAAGTTTTGCTTGGCATGCTAATGAATATCCAAGGGGCCGTCGGCAGGCTCAAATTTACACGGGATCCCCCGAGGACTCAAAGTACCCACTaaaattgaaatttgtAAAATTGCATTAA